ACTTTATCGGCCAAACGCTGAATGGACGGTTTTTCCATCTGCGCCTTTTTTACCATTTCGATGATGCTCGAAAGCACCGTCAGTTTTCCGATGGTTGTGATCCGAACCAAGCCATTTCCATCTGAAACAAGCGTTCCTCCAATAACGAGTTGCTCGACTCCTTTTGAAACGGGCATGCTTTCGCCCGTCACCATGCTTTCATCTACTTGGAGTTCGCCTTTCACAAGAATTCCGTCCGATGGAATGCTGTCACCTGACTTCACCATTACTAGATCATCCACCTTCAGTTGATTGAATGGAACACGCGTCACATGCTCGTGACCATCGTGCTGCACCACTTTATCGGCCAAACCTTCCTGTAGTTTTCCGAGTTCGGTAATGGCTGTTGTGGTCTGCTTGACGGAGCGATGCTCAATCACATTTCCGAGAAGAACGAGCGTTACAATTGTAGCCGAAGTTTCGAAGAATAGGTACTGATGCTGCGCAACTGGATCTCCCCAATTCATAAACGTTCCGACCAAACTGTAAATGAACGCGGATGTGGAACCGATGAAAATGAGCACATCCATGTTTGGAACACCATTGCGAAGCGAGCCAAGGGCACTTTTCCCGAAGTGATACATTCCGAGCAACATGACGGGCAAACTCAGCATCAGTTGAAAAATGGGGTTGCTGAAAAATTCCGGCATTCCCGGAATCATATGCAGCAACAACGGAATCGTAAAGGGCAGTGTGAACAGGAATTTCTTCTCGATGGAAGCCATGCCTTGCTTCTCAATACGCTTCGTTCCAACATATTCGAAACCTGCTTTTTTAACGAGCTCGGCCACGCGGTTCAGATCAATATCCTTCACGTCCGATAGGAAAACCTCGCCTGTTGCGTAGTTCACGTTCACGTCAGAATAACCGCCTTTTGTGAGTGCACGATTGACCCCGGCAGCACAACTGCTGCAGGTCATTCCTTCCACCAATACTGTTGCTTCCTTCTTGCCTGACATCTCTCAAATATAGTTAATGGCCAACCCGAACGGTCGTCCTTTTAATGATTAACAGTTATAAAATTGAACTGTTGTCCGAATAAACGATTGCATTATCTTTGCGCGCCTAAACGGTGGTTGTAGCTCAGTCGGTTAGAGCATCGGTTTGTGGTACCGAGGGTCGTGGGTTCGAGCCCCATCATCCACCCAAAAAGTCCTGATTTCGTTTGAAGTCAGGACTTTTTACATTTATAGCAAATGCAACCTGACCCGAACATATTAAAAGAACTGACGACCTTTAAAATGCCTTACGGCAAATACAAGGGAACCACTATCATCAGAATCCCAGTCCATTATTTGGAATGGATAGCCTCGCAGGGATTTCCTGCTGGAAAGTTGGGAATGCTGCTTTCAACCGCTCACATCATTAAGACGAACGGCTTGGAACATTTGGTTCCGAGGGAATGAGCAGAACTCCATATAGAAGTTCAAAGCAAGCTGTAAAAACCTACTTTTTTAGAATCTCAAGTGACTCCCGAATGTGCTTGGTAGGACTAAGTTGCGAATCGAATTTATGAATCACCTTTCCTTCTTTGTTGATCACAAACGTGACGCGGCCTGGAATCATTCCGAATAGATCGTAAGCTCCGTATGCCTTGCGCACTTTTCCTGTGATGTCGCTCAACAGTATGAACGGAAGTCGATGGTTTGCTGCAAAACCTTCATGACTTCCGGTGCTATCGCTGCTGATGCCGATCACCTCAGCTCCTACTTCTTTGAAATCTTCATAACTATCTCTGAATGAGCATGCTTGAGCCGTACACCCTGGCGTTTCATCTTTAGGGTAGAAATAAACGACCACGCTTTTCTCTCCTCTGAAATCACTGAGTTTCACGAGATTTCCTGCTTTATCTTTCAATTCAAAATCGGGAGCTGTATCTCCCACAATCACTTTTCCCATTTGTACTATTTCTGATGGTGAGGCCAAAAGGCCTTGTTAGTTATATCAATTGCGTGCAATGCACTGAAAAGCTAAACGCCTTCAATGCGAATTAGTTCGTTCAGTATCAGTTTGGTCACTTCGTCTCCCTGCAAGTAAACCATCAAATGCGAGCCTCCTTGCACAGGAATGGCATTCTTTATCCTTCGGAAAGGGAACATTCGGTCAGCGGTTCCGTGAATGTGCGATATCCTCGATTCATCGCCTTTTCCGCGCCACTTAGGCGCATGAACAATGGCCCAACGCATGAACTTATCATCTTGATCGTGGAACATTTGCACCATGTGTTTACCATCGCCTTTCAGTTTCTTTTTCTGAGCCATTTCCCAAAGGAACGTGAACTTCTTCATGGTATTTGGCGGCATGAGGCTTTGGATTGGAAATGCCCGACCCCATTTCAGGATGTTGGACCTTTCTTCGTGCGATTTGATGCTGGACACCAAGATCACTTGTAAATCAGGCATGAACGTGGTCATTTCAGAAGCCAGAATCCCACCCAAAGAAAGTCCGATAACCACTGGATTCTTGGCCTTCAGTATTGGTTCGGCCATTTTACGGGCGTAAGTATGAATCGTGTCTTTCCATTCGGGAATGATCCACGGCAAATGGGTTTGCTCGTAACCTTCCAACTTTATCCTGTCGAAAGCACGATGATCGGCACCAAGGCCGGAAATGAAAAATATCTGTGGTTTTGACACGTCTGTTGGAATTAGGAACGGTTACGAATATACGAATGCCGAGAAGGCGAGAATATTCGTTATTTGCGTACGAAACCGCTGAACATGGCAAAGCTTAAACTCGACCTCCACGAAATATTCAATAAAGGCTGGAAAATCGATCAGGCGTTGAATGACATTATTGATGAAGCGGTGGAAAAGAAAATCCCACTGATTGAGATAATACCTGGAAAAGGCAGCGGCCAGCTAAAGAAGAAAGTGATCCGATTTCTAGACCAAAAACACATCAAGGCCAAGTATCATCGAATTGACAAGGACAGCAAGAACTTTGGGCGACTTTTCGTGCGATTCAAACACTAAAAGTGTGAAGCACTGAATCTGAGAGGAAGAAATTCGAAATGCTTCGAATTTGAGGATTTAGATTTTGTGCTTAAAACCCAGCAGATTGCCAGATGTATTTTTTCGTTCGAAGGTCGAAATAGGCCATTTTTTCTTCTTTTTCAATACGAAGAACGCCACCGTCCATCACCACAATTTCATCCATGGCGCATGGTATAACGTATGCGCCAGAATTATCGATCACACACGAGAAATCGCTTCGTTTTACCAACGCAAATCCTTCGAAGAAATCTGATGCTTCTTGGAATTCTGCAGGAACCACCAGTTCGTCAGCATCGTTGATGTAACCCCAATTTTCGCCCAGTTTTACGGATGCCATGCCTTCAGAGAAACCGCCTGTGTCATCGTATTTTGAAGGAATCACATCTATTCCAGACTCATTGAAAAACCCAAACTTATCTTTTTTCTTGGCCGCAAATCGTCCATCCTTCAAAGGGTCAATCAACGAAAATTCGAAAGCCTTCATCTCAGTTCCCGTTTTATCGATCACTCCATATTTTTTCCCTTTTCGAGCAACGGCTCTTCCGTTCATGAATTGAAAGCGAACCAGTTCCTCTAGTGTTCCATCATAACTGAGCGGAATAACTTCATGCCCATAACGGTCAATGTATCCTACTTTTCCGTTGTTCAGTACGCAAGCAAGTCCTTCAGAAAAACCACCTATCCGCTCGTATTTGCAAAGCGCTATCGAATCTCCTCCCGCATTGATCAGCCCCATTTTGCCATCCTTTACCACTCGAGCCAAACCATCTTCAAACGATTCAGCCTCATCATATTGACATTTGATGACCACCGCGCCATTCACATCCAAATACCCTTTCAATCCTTTTAGTTCAATCACCGCCAACCCTTCCGAAAAATCGAAAGCCCCTTCAATTTTCAAGGGAATGGTCAATTCTCCTTTACGATTGACGTAGCCGTACATTTCATCTTTAACCACACTGGCCATTCCGTCTTTAAAATCGTAGATCTCATCATAGGCAATATCAACCACCACATTTCCCGTGTTATCCAACATGCCGAAATTGTCGCCACGACCAACGATTGCCACTCCGTTGCTGAACGATTCTGCTTCATCGTTATTAAAGTCGATGATCGTTTTTCCTTTCTTATCGATGTAACCCCAACGTCCATCTCGATATACAGCGGCCAACGCTTCGCTGAAATCTGCGGCATTATCATACAGGAATGGAATCATCACTTTTCCAGACCTATTCACGTAACCGAACTTTCCATTCTGTTCGGCTGGAAACAGTTGCATGGTCAGAATACTTAATTCATCATCCAACTCATCCATGAAAGGATACATCGGATATTCCAACTTGAATTCGGCCAAGGTTTCGGCATTCAGTTCGGGCGCATACAACCGAAATAGCTTCCGCCAAGCTTCATCTAAATGCGGACTATCGGCATTCTTTTTAATGAATTCGTGTAGAGATTTTACGGTTGGATCTTCAATCGAAAACTGGTACACACGGTCCTGTGCCTGTCTCTTAAATGGCGAATTCGGATACTCAACAATGAATTTCCTAAAGCTGTCGAGGCTTCCGTCCCTGGTCTTATCTTCAAATAGGAATTTCTCGAAAAGTACTTTTCCTTCTATCGTTTCGGGTGCATTGGGGAAATCTATCAGAAACGCTGCAATGCTTTCGTAAGAATTTGCAGCCTTGGCCAATTCGAATGAAATGGTTGCCTTGAGGTCGAGTACTTGTTTTTTCTGTGGAGCGCTCGGAAATCTTTTCAGAAACGAATCGCAGGCTCGTACTGTTCGTTCTTCTTTCAATTCGTCCATTGCATAAGTGTAGACCATCACACTCAATCCTTCCACGGCTTTGGCGCTTATTCCGTATTCAGCCACATTCGCTTTTTCCTTTTCAGAAGCCAGTTTCCAGAACGATTCGGTTCTAAGTGCATAAACTTGGGCCGAATCGAGGTTGTAGAATGGATTCTGTTTGGTGATATGTACCATGCACAGACCGAAGTTCCCTACCAGGCGATCCTTATTCACGACTTTTTGAAAAAGTTCTCGCGCCTTGAAGTAGTCTTTAACCTCAAGCGCTTCGAAGGCCTTATCAATGACACCTGCTTTTAAACGCACCGATGACACCATCAAAATGATAGCGACAAACAATCCTATTTTAAGCGCTCTGGTCAATCTATGAATTTCCTGAAAGGGGCACAAAAGTAACACTCGTTGAGAACGAATAGCAAAACTTGATGAGTGACTGATCCATGAACCTTTTTGCAGCTTCGTTTAGAACCCAATCGGTTCAATTTTCTTGACCAGAATGTTCCACTTCGGCAATGGCGCTGACCAAATAGACTCGACCGGTTCCCTCCTGCTTACAGCGATACCTTTTGCGCAATTTCTCACCTTTTACAAATACCCGATTTCCTAGCTTGAATTGCTGTCCTTCTTCAATATCCTCCAAAAGAACTGTATGTGTCCGGTCGTCATAACTACGGAGAATGCGCATAAGTTCCAGATCACGAACGGTAGCCGCTTTGGGATTGCGCATGTGTATTTTCAGCTGCTTCAATATATCGGCAGGAAAAACCTCACCGACCAAAAAAGGCTGCATTTGTTCTTGAAATGCTAGTTTCCATTCTTTGCCATGCGGACTCGCTTTTCTTCCGTGGCGTTCCCAGCATACGAGGTGTGCCATTTCGTGCACAAACGTGATAAGAAACGCGTAGTTGTTCAGACTTCCGTTCACCGAAATCCGATGCCCGATCTTCCCGAAAGGATGACGATAATCTCCCGCTTTCGTTTTCCTGTCGCGCGTAATGGTAAGATGACAGCGATATCTGACGATCTGCTCCGCTAAAAGAACTTCCGTGCCATTGGGCACAAATGGTCGGATGGCATCACGAATACGTTCCTCGCGGTTCATCCGCTAAAGTAAAGACGCCAAATTGTAAACCACAAGGCTTGAAATATAGGCCAAACCTGTCATCATCACCAACTGAATAATGGGCCATTTCCACGTTCCTGTTTCTGTTTTGACCACGGCCAGCGTGCTCATGCATTGCATGGCAAACGCATAGAATACCAATAGCGATAGACCGAATGGAAGGTCGTATAGTGGTTTACCCGTTTTCGGATTCACTTGTGCTTGCATTTTCTTGCGCACAGAAGCAACTTCGTCATCCGAAGAACCGATGCTGTAAATGGTAGACATCGTTCCGACAAAAACCTCGCGTGCAGCAAAAGAGGTGATGAGCGCAATTCCGATCTTCCAATCGTAACCAAGTGGTTCAATTGCGGGGTCGATTGATTTTCCAAGAATTCCGATGTACGAATTTTCGAGAAGCTCCGCTTTTTTCAGTTGTTCTGAATTCTCCACTTGTTCGTATTTGCGTTCAATTGCCTCAAACCTGCCTGATGGACCAAAAGAAGCCCCAAGCCAAAGCAGTACAGAAACAAACACAATGATCTTTCCAGCACTTTTCACAAACTGTGTCACTTTGCGTGTGATCTCCATCAGTACATTCGAAAGTTTTGGCACCCGATAATCGGGTAATTCGAGTATAAAATGGCTTTCATCGTTGGTTTTGATGGTCTTTTTTAGAACCAATGCCACAGCTAAAGCCATCACCACACCCAACAGATACATGGCCAGCAAGGTGAGACCTTGAAATCCAGTTGGAATGACCAACGCAATGACCAAAGCATAAACCGGTAATCGGGCAGAACAACTCATAAATGGCGTTACCATTATGGTGATCAAGCGTTCTTTTTGATTGGAAATGGTTCGAGCAGCCAATATTGCCGGAACGGCACAGGCCACACCACCGATGAGCGGCACAATGGATCGACCTTGCAGTCCGAATTTTCGCAACGAACGATCGGCTATGAAGCTAACGCGCGCCATGTATCCGGTTTCCTCCAAAAGAGTTACGAATAGGAACAGAAATGCAATCTGCGGAATAAAAATCACCACGCCTCCCAAACCTGCCCAAATACCTTCTACCCACAATCGCGTGAGAAAGGAATCTGGAAGTACATCAGAGAAAAATGCTCCGCCAATTCCGAATAGTTCTTCAATGAGCTCCATCGGGTAAGATGACCACGAATAGATACTCTGGAATACCAGGCCGAGCATAGCTAAGAAAATGACAACTCCCCAAATGCGATGCGTGAGCACATCATCCAGTCGTCTTGTAACCTCGTGATTCTTGACAGGACCGTCAGCTTTGGCCCGTTCAAGAATGGCCTTAATAATTACATGTCGCTCCAAATTCTTCCCTTCCCATCTTGGGGCAAGTGCCAAAAACGAGTGGCTTTCAATGGCTTCTTTTAGTTCTGAAAGTCCGATGCCTTCGCGAGCGTTGGTTTTCACAACTGGCACACTTAGCTCTTGCGATAGTATATGAAGATCGAGTTCGGCTGCAACACGAGGCAACTGATCGGCCATGTTCAGTACCAACACAGCAGGTATTTTCTGTTCCAACACCTGCAATGCCAAATAAAGGCTGGTTTTCAGATGCGATGCATCTACCACGATCAATATCAGGTCCGGATGGTCGGGATTGTTCGAATCTATGACGGCAGCTGCAGCCACTTGCTCGTCCATCGAACGGGGCTGCAGGCTATAAGTGCCCGGAAGATCCAGCACTTCCACTTTTTTCCCGTTCAACCGGAATTGGCCGGTCTTTTTTTCGACTGTTATTCCTGGAAAATTGCCAACCTTTTGATGTAGTCCTGTAAGTTTATTGAAAAGAGATGTCTTGCCGCTGTTCGGGTTGCCGACCAAGGCCACCTTCAGCGTCTCATTCCCTTCCTTCATCCGTAAAATTTGATTTTGTTCAGAAAATTTCTGGCTGAACAAGAATAGTAGATGCTTCCGTTTTACGAAGACAAAGCACGTGATCTGATACGCGAATAGCTATTGGATCGCCCATTGGAGCAACGCGCTCAACACAAAGTCGCTCTCCTGCAACCACACCTCGTTCTGCGAAAAAAACCGCCAACCGAGCATCCGAAAAAGATGATACGATAGCTTGTTGTCCTACAATGAGATCCGTTGCCGTCACTTCCGTTGTGATTTTAGAATATCGAAGGTAGATACAAACTCAGCCTTTTAAGAGTACCAATGGAGCTTATACCCTAAATGAGGTAGTTGCCACCATCGAACCTGTTTCCATCTCAACTTGACCAAAAGTTGGGCAGTCGCATCCTTTTCCGTGTCTGCGCTTTGAGCACGCACTCAGCACGATGGTTGAAAAAATAAATGCAATTAAAACGTGACGTCTTTTCATTGATTGACAAAGGTAAGTGTTGTTTAAACATCGAAACTGCTTCGATATTTTTTGTGTGTATTCAGAATAGCTAAATTTAGCCGCAACTACATGAGCATATTCTTCCACATTGGGCAATACGTACTTTGGATGGGTCGCGTATTCAGGAAACCCGAAAAATGGCGTATCTACAGACAACGCATCTTTGAAGAAGTTCAAAGTATCGGTTACGCATCGCTCGGATTGGTTGCCATTGTAAGCGGATTTATGGGTGCGGTGCTTACCATTCAGTTGGCGTACAACATCGATAGCCCACTTATTCCGTTATACACAGTAGGTCTTGGTGTTCGAGATTCGTTGATTCTCGAATTCTCCCCAACCATCATCAGCATCATTTTGGCCGGAAAGGTTGGGTCAAGCATTGCAGGCGAAATTGGAACGATGCGCGTTACCGATCAAATTGATGCCTTAGACATTATGGGCGTTAATTCTACTGGTTACTTGGTTGGTCCAAAAATGATTGCAGCCATCCTTTGCAACCCGTTCATTGTAATAATGAGCATGGCTTTAGGCTTGGTAGGTGGCTACTTGGCGGGGATACTTACTGGAGAAGTTGCAGGTAGCACCTTCATCTATGGGATTCAGTATTGGTTTCAGCCGTACTACATCACTTATGCTATCATCAAAACAATGGTTTTCGCAGTGATCATCACCACTGTACCGGCCTATTTTGGTTACCACACTGCGGGTGGAGCGTTGGAAGTTGGAAGAGCAAGCACAATATCTGTGGTATACAGCATCGTCATCATCCTGATGTTCAACCTGATCCTTACTCAAATGTTGCTTCAATGATAGAGGTCAAAGGCTTGAATAAGAGTTTTGGGGAACATCACGTGTTAAAGAACATCGATGCCAAATTCCATAAAGGCCAAGTAAATATCATTATCGGTCAAAGTGGCTCAGGAAAGACAGTGCTGACCAAATGCATGGTTGGCCTGCATGATGTAGATTCTGGAACGATAGAATATGACGGACGCGATTTTGCATCCATGTCTTTTTCGGAAAAGAGACATATCAGGCAGGATATTGGAATGCTTTTTCAAGGAGGAGCGCTGTTCGATTCAATGACTGTAGCGGAGAACGTCATGTTTCCTCTTTCCATGTTTACAGAAACTTCGGCTGCTGAAAGAAAGGAACGGGCACTATTCTGCCTAGAACGCGTGAATCTGCCGAACGCTTCGGCCTTGTTTCCGTCTGAATTGAGTGGTGGGATGAAAAAACGAGTGGCAATTGCACGCGCCATTGCCATGAATCCGAAATACTTGTTTTGTGATGAACCAAACTCTGGGCTTGACCCAAAGACCGGACTGGTTATCGATCAGTTGATCAGTGAGATCACCGAAGAGTACAACATCACCACCATCGTTATTACGCACGACATGAACTCCGTGATTGAAATTGGAGACAACATCCAGTTCATTTACAAGGGAGAAAAATGGTGGGAAGGTTCTAAGGAAGAAATTTTAAGAACGGATAATCAGGAAGTTCTAGACTTCGTGTATGCTTCCAAATTCATGAAAAAGGTCCGCACAGACCTGATCAAATAACTATCAGGAAGTAATAATGGAGGCTATTGCCACGTTCTTGGCAATCTCTATTCATTTTTCAACCCCAGATTATGAGCGTGTTAAAAAAGCATTTAACTCCACTTTTAGTATTACCTGCAATTCTATCAGGCATGTTGCTGCCAAGCTGCGCAAACCATGATGAAGCTCCTGTACCCGAAACTGCGTGGGAGAAATTTGTCGGAGAGTATCGTGTCACAAAACTCGAAACTGGCGAGTCGTATACAATGAAAGTTTCGTTTGACACGCTACCCATAACAGGGGCTTCAGAAGAAACTGACCTTCACATTATCTATGAGAATTTTGATAATTCATTTGATAGTCTTGTTGGACAATTTCCGAATGGAACACCTGTAGATGAAAAGCAGATAGCAGGTTTTAGTGCTCCATTTGGAGTTTACGATGATGTTGGTCACCGCTGGGCTTTATCAATGCACTATTACAATAGTTTCGACAACCCGTTTCTTCTTCCATCCAATACACTAGTAAACGACACAATACTTTTCAATTTCAGCAAAAGCAACATTGCATTTTATGCTGGAGATAACGTAGCGTACTACTCTTGCGAATGTCAACACTTAGCGGTAAAAGTGGAATAATCCAAGCATAGTCAACGATTACAGACGAACAAAAAAGGGCGGCCAGTTGGCCGCCCTTTCTATTTCATTGAATGAGATTCTTATTTCAAGATCTCCATTCTTTTAGCCATTCTCTTTCCATCTGCATCAATGCTGTAGATGTAAGATCCAGCGCTAAGTGTTCCAGCAGGAACAGTTACGTTGTAAAGACCGTTTGCTTTAGCTCCTTGAGACGCAGTGTACACCAATTGTCCGTTAAGACCGTAGATGTTAAGATCAACGTTTTTAACTGATGTTTCCAAAGCATATTGAATTGTAGCGTTATCGCTAGAAACAGCTGGGTTTGGATACATGGTCATTTTAACACCATTCAAGAAACCTTGCTCCTCAATTCCAACACCGCTTTCAGCAACGATAGCGAAAATTGCCACGTGGTTGTTAACAGGTGTAGCAAATGTTGCAGAAGAACGAACCCAAAGAGTTCCTGTTCCTGGGAAGTTCAACTTTGTCCAAGTGTACTCACCATCGCTATCTCCGTCAGCATCAGCCCAAAGAGCCAAAGTGTCAGCAGGAGTTCCATAAAGCGGAGAGATATCAACAGATAGAGCGAAATCTTGGTTCACCCAAACTGGGTTTGTAAAGAATGTGAACGTTGGAGTAATGAAAGTGGTATCGATATCAGCAAAAGCGATAGGTGCAGTTGCCAATGATTGATTAGGACCGATTGCATCCAATCCAGTTGAAGCAGCACTAGCGATAGCCTTGTTATCAGCCAAGCTGTACATTTTCAAATTAGCAGCAGCTGGATTACCTGAAGCATCAGCTTTAGCAGAAAACCAAGTCATTGCACCGATAACGTTGTACGGGTCATTCACGATGAAACCACCAGCCAACTCGGCATTTTGCTGCAATCCACCTTGACCATCATCAGCACTCAAAGTACCGAAGAAATAA
The DNA window shown above is from Flavobacteriales bacterium and carries:
- a CDS encoding WG repeat-containing protein — its product is MTRALKIGLFVAIILMVSSVRLKAGVIDKAFEALEVKDYFKARELFQKVVNKDRLVGNFGLCMVHITKQNPFYNLDSAQVYALRTESFWKLASEKEKANVAEYGISAKAVEGLSVMVYTYAMDELKEERTVRACDSFLKRFPSAPQKKQVLDLKATISFELAKAANSYESIAAFLIDFPNAPETIEGKVLFEKFLFEDKTRDGSLDSFRKFIVEYPNSPFKRQAQDRVYQFSIEDPTVKSLHEFIKKNADSPHLDEAWRKLFRLYAPELNAETLAEFKLEYPMYPFMDELDDELSILTMQLFPAEQNGKFGYVNRSGKVMIPFLYDNAADFSEALAAVYRDGRWGYIDKKGKTIIDFNNDEAESFSNGVAIVGRGDNFGMLDNTGNVVVDIAYDEIYDFKDGMASVVKDEMYGYVNRKGELTIPLKIEGAFDFSEGLAVIELKGLKGYLDVNGAVVIKCQYDEAESFEDGLARVVKDGKMGLINAGGDSIALCKYERIGGFSEGLACVLNNGKVGYIDRYGHEVIPLSYDGTLEELVRFQFMNGRAVARKGKKYGVIDKTGTEMKAFEFSLIDPLKDGRFAAKKKDKFGFFNESGIDVIPSKYDDTGGFSEGMASVKLGENWGYINDADELVVPAEFQEASDFFEGFALVKRSDFSCVIDNSGAYVIPCAMDEIVVMDGGVLRIEKEEKMAYFDLRTKKYIWQSAGF
- a CDS encoding Smr/MutS family protein codes for the protein MAKLKLDLHEIFNKGWKIDQALNDIIDEAVEKKIPLIEIIPGKGSGQLKKKVIRFLDQKHIKAKYHRIDKDSKNFGRLFVRFKH
- a CDS encoding DUF3820 family protein; the encoded protein is MQPDPNILKELTTFKMPYGKYKGTTIIRIPVHYLEWIASQGFPAGKLGMLLSTAHIIKTNGLEHLVPRE
- a CDS encoding ABC transporter permease; amino-acid sequence: MSIFFHIGQYVLWMGRVFRKPEKWRIYRQRIFEEVQSIGYASLGLVAIVSGFMGAVLTIQLAYNIDSPLIPLYTVGLGVRDSLILEFSPTIISIILAGKVGSSIAGEIGTMRVTDQIDALDIMGVNSTGYLVGPKMIAAILCNPFIVIMSMALGLVGGYLAGILTGEVAGSTFIYGIQYWFQPYYITYAIIKTMVFAVIITTVPAYFGYHTAGGALEVGRASTISVVYSIVIILMFNLILTQMLLQ
- a CDS encoding SprT-like domain-containing protein gives rise to the protein MNREERIRDAIRPFVPNGTEVLLAEQIVRYRCHLTITRDRKTKAGDYRHPFGKIGHRISVNGSLNNYAFLITFVHEMAHLVCWERHGRKASPHGKEWKLAFQEQMQPFLVGEVFPADILKQLKIHMRNPKAATVRDLELMRILRSYDDRTHTVLLEDIEEGQQFKLGNRVFVKGEKLRKRYRCKQEGTGRVYLVSAIAEVEHSGQEN
- a CDS encoding peroxiredoxin, whose amino-acid sequence is MGKVIVGDTAPDFELKDKAGNLVKLSDFRGEKSVVVYFYPKDETPGCTAQACSFRDSYEDFKEVGAEVIGISSDSTGSHEGFAANHRLPFILLSDITGKVRKAYGAYDLFGMIPGRVTFVINKEGKVIHKFDSQLSPTKHIRESLEILKK
- a CDS encoding T9SS type A sorting domain-containing protein, which translates into the protein MKKIYLTIPALLIASLGMSQQRFAAHEMSTSVAREIAPIENSVAALDGTDTLGLEDFGNTVINYGLIGGGYFFGTLSADDGQGGLQQNAELAGGFIVNDPYNVIGAMTWFSAKADASGNPAAANLKMYSLADNKAIASAASTGLDAIGPNQSLATAPIAFADIDTTFITPTFTFFTNPVWVNQDFALSVDISPLYGTPADTLALWADADGDSDGEYTWTKLNFPGTGTLWVRSSATFATPVNNHVAIFAIVAESGVGIEEQGFLNGVKMTMYPNPAVSSDNATIQYALETSVKNVDLNIYGLNGQLVYTASQGAKANGLYNVTVPAGTLSAGSYIYSIDADGKRMAKRMEILK
- a CDS encoding alpha/beta hydrolase is translated as MSKPQIFFISGLGADHRAFDRIKLEGYEQTHLPWIIPEWKDTIHTYARKMAEPILKAKNPVVIGLSLGGILASEMTTFMPDLQVILVSSIKSHEERSNILKWGRAFPIQSLMPPNTMKKFTFLWEMAQKKKLKGDGKHMVQMFHDQDDKFMRWAIVHAPKWRGKGDESRISHIHGTADRMFPFRRIKNAIPVQGGSHLMVYLQGDEVTKLILNELIRIEGV
- a CDS encoding ferrous iron transport protein A; its protein translation is MTATDLIVGQQAIVSSFSDARLAVFFAERGVVAGERLCVERVAPMGDPIAIRVSDHVLCLRKTEASTILVQPEIF
- the feoB gene encoding ferrous iron transport protein B gives rise to the protein MKEGNETLKVALVGNPNSGKTSLFNKLTGLHQKVGNFPGITVEKKTGQFRLNGKKVEVLDLPGTYSLQPRSMDEQVAAAAVIDSNNPDHPDLILIVVDASHLKTSLYLALQVLEQKIPAVLVLNMADQLPRVAAELDLHILSQELSVPVVKTNAREGIGLSELKEAIESHSFLALAPRWEGKNLERHVIIKAILERAKADGPVKNHEVTRRLDDVLTHRIWGVVIFLAMLGLVFQSIYSWSSYPMELIEELFGIGGAFFSDVLPDSFLTRLWVEGIWAGLGGVVIFIPQIAFLFLFVTLLEETGYMARVSFIADRSLRKFGLQGRSIVPLIGGVACAVPAILAARTISNQKERLITIMVTPFMSCSARLPVYALVIALVIPTGFQGLTLLAMYLLGVVMALAVALVLKKTIKTNDESHFILELPDYRVPKLSNVLMEITRKVTQFVKSAGKIIVFVSVLLWLGASFGPSGRFEAIERKYEQVENSEQLKKAELLENSYIGILGKSIDPAIEPLGYDWKIGIALITSFAAREVFVGTMSTIYSIGSSDDEVASVRKKMQAQVNPKTGKPLYDLPFGLSLLVFYAFAMQCMSTLAVVKTETGTWKWPIIQLVMMTGLAYISSLVVYNLASLL
- a CDS encoding ABC transporter ATP-binding protein, translating into MIEVKGLNKSFGEHHVLKNIDAKFHKGQVNIIIGQSGSGKTVLTKCMVGLHDVDSGTIEYDGRDFASMSFSEKRHIRQDIGMLFQGGALFDSMTVAENVMFPLSMFTETSAAERKERALFCLERVNLPNASALFPSELSGGMKKRVAIARAIAMNPKYLFCDEPNSGLDPKTGLVIDQLISEITEEYNITTIVITHDMNSVIEIGDNIQFIYKGEKWWEGSKEEILRTDNQEVLDFVYASKFMKKVRTDLIK